One Leptolyngbya sp. SIO1E4 genomic window, TGTTGAGGTCTCTTCTGTTTTCGCAGCCGATTTTTCTGCCTCGGAGGCTTTATCGAAGCTGCGACTAAACCAGTTGAAATTTGCCATGGGCGTTGCTAGAAAGCAGACAGAATGCGACAGGTGTGACTTTAACCTTACAACACAGAAGATTCCGGATCAGATTCTGCCACTGCAGGGGAAGACGTTTCCTGAGAGGAGGCAGCGGAGTTTTCGGCAGGGTTAAGAAATCGAGTGACCCATCGCCGCAACACACCATTAATAAACCGATATCCATCTTCGTCGCTGTAGCGTTTGGCAATCTCGATTGCCTCGTTGATCGCCACCCGATCTGGAATCCCCAGATACTGCATTTCCACCACGGCAATCCGCAGAATATCTCGGTCAATCTGAGGCAGCCGTTTGACCTGCCAAGCTACCATCGCCGTATCTAAATCGGCATCTACCTGAGTGCGATATCGAACCGTTGTGGTGATCAGCTCAACCGCATAGGCTTTAATCTCTTTTCGATTAGAGAACTGCACCAGTTCTGGAATTTGAACCGCGTTGCCTAATCGATTAATGGCGGTTTGGGTTCTGGCGATGGCTTCTTTCACCATAGCCCTGGCCTCGTCTACTCCGCTCGTTCGCGTTTCGCTCTCTAACAGGTGATCTTGACTCCGCTGTAGGTCTCCGGCAGCTACCTCTAGGGCGTCTTGCACCTCTCCCGCCAGCGATCGCACAGCCGCCGTGATCAGTCCATCTAGATCTTGGGAGGCAATCGT contains:
- the nusB gene encoding transcription antitermination protein NusB, whose amino-acid sequence is MQARRFARELALLGMSQLSDKPGTIASQDLDGLITAAVRSLAGEVQDALEVAAGDLQRSQDHLLESETRTSGVDEARAMVKEAIARTQTAINRLGNAVQIPELVQFSNRKEIKAYAVELITTTVRYRTQVDADLDTAMVAWQVKRLPQIDRDILRIAVVEMQYLGIPDRVAINEAIEIAKRYSDEDGYRFINGVLRRWVTRFLNPAENSAASSQETSSPAVAESDPESSVL